A window of Carassius gibelio isolate Cgi1373 ecotype wild population from Czech Republic chromosome A3, carGib1.2-hapl.c, whole genome shotgun sequence genomic DNA:
acaaagactgAATATGTAGCTACGTTCAACATCAAGTCCAGCACCAATCAATTCTACTGTCACTGATGAAAACAGTCGgtaatttaaatagaaatgaaTCAAGTACTTACTGATAAAAAGCTCTTGTTTATATCCTGCGCATATTTTCTCCATTAATTACACAGATATCAGAAATTATTCGTGCTTGAGGCTTTGAAGAAATCCTTCACAAAGAATCGCTGCCTTGTGTCGCGTTTTGATTGAAACGCACTTGTGTTTTGCTTaattttaggtttaatttatCTCATGTCACGGCGTGACGCTCCCCTGCTCGCGTGCGCGTCCGTGGAAACTTCGGTTTGACAGCCTCGCGCTTTTATATCGCTCCGCCCTGCGCTATGACGTGTTTTCAGCTGGAACTACTTACTGATTAGATCTTGCGCAATAATTCAACCCACCCAGATGAGTGAGCGGTCACTAGTGTGTTAAGACGCTCTAAgctcatttatatttattgagtattatatatatatatatatatatatatatatatatatatatatatatatatatatatatatatatatatatatacatacttgaTTTTGCAGGCGAATaaatcagtgtttactttaaatattttagttgttTAGCTGTTTTATTATCCATAatgttaaaatcatgctaatttgacattttatttgatatttataagACACGTTTATTTCTCTTTCCTCTAATTAATCAGGCGAGGCTGTGCTGCAGAAGGCTAAAAATAAAAGATGTCATAGCAACAGTGCAGCCATTGGCTGGCGCGAGCTGGGGGCGTGGTGGCGTAGATTCAGCGCGTGACAACGGGCATGATGGGAATTGGAGTTTCCAGACAACATATCGAAGCAATGAGAGCTTatggtatatattttttcattcattcattttttttttttttaattcttattaaagttatatgaaattaaaaacaaattaaatgtaacttgACGTCAACCTAAAGACAAcccaaacaataataattatagatCCAAAGAAAattagtaatgtgtgtgtgtgtgtgtgtgtgtgtgtaaatatgtatataatttaggATTATGTTTTAggaatttattatttgtttaaatgtcagACATGTGGTTTACCATCAGCATGACACATCTGATATTACGTCTCTGCATTTTTACTGGGCTATAAGACAGTGTGTCCCATCTAAACATCTTATTTTAGTCCAAATTTTCACATGCTTGCTAAAACTGTTGTACAATTGACATTTTAATGGCTTTTATATGCAGGAGCTGCACTCAACTAAGTGTCTCAACATTTACACAGTCTCTGATTTATTTCTGACAGACCAACCTGTTCCTGAACATTGAATCTCTCTTAGGTTTGGTTTGAGGAACGTCAGTGGACAGCAGGAATGTAAACAAGCATAGATGAGGTGAGGCCAGGCATTAAGCTATGACACTTATAAAATATAGGTCACAATATCTTAAAAATCCTAAATATTATGATGAAATCTCTTTATCAGCCTAAATTTTATGaacaatttttcatttatatttttgatatttaatatCAGTCTTAGAAGTAAAACCACCTCAATAAAACATAAGAAACAAGAATTAAGGGCATAGGAGAGGattcatatattttttgtttgaagtgtgtCTCAGGtgtcataaaaatgtttttcagaaacagttttaaatttaaatgtagaaACACACATTATATTTGAGTCATTATTCTTTGAACTGAGCACTAAACACTGAATTTGAACatataaattatgtaatacaTTAATAtcaagtaaatattaataaaacttttttgcaAGTGTCACAATCCTTATTAGGTTCTGACATTATTTGGAACTTGATGGACACAAAACAATTATGCATGAATGATGAATTATCAATCTGACATTAGTATaacatatttgatttaattttatattataaaatatatatatatatatatgtatatatatacatacacaaacacacacataaaaggaaaatatatattttatattttaatgtaagattaattaatattagttcattaatattactttatatgatttattttgcaagtgtttattttatgtatttcattttatttttgcaatgaaCGGCAACATTTACAAacataaaagacaataaaaaaattataaaaaaagtagaaattatttTACGAAATGAAgcgtattatgtatttttatgtaagtaTTACACCACAAATAGTCCTGCAAGCTATTTGGCTTTTAAttcttaaaacataatttaaacgtGTCCACATCACGTGATGTCAGTGCCGTAAAGCGCCAGCGGCTGTCGTGATTCGGCCCATGTGTGTAGCTGTTGTCAGTCGGTGAGCTCGAATCATGAGAGATTATGGgttattaataatgtaaatgtatgaaCCGGAGCAGCTGGATAACATTTGTCTGCACACAAACGGGCTGCTGAGGCTTCAGGTGTAAGGAAGGGTAATATGACAGAAAACCCGCAGCAACATCTCATCCCAAAGCCTGAAAGAGTGACAGATTCATAGATCAGAAGCTGATAGATGTGATGCGCGCGGTCTTTATAAGATCTCGGTTGTGCAGCAGCTCGCAGCGCGTCCTTTAGTCCGGGTTCCGCGTGTTGAGAGATCGGCTCGGCTCGGCTCGGGTCTGGTTCTGGTTCAGGATGTTTGTGCTGGTGGAGATGGTGGACACGGTCCGGATCCCGCCCTGGAGCTTTCATCGGCAGCTGAACGAAGCGATCGCCGAAGAACTCAACAAGAAACTCGCCAACAAGGTGAGCAGAGACCCATACTGCCAGACATcaacacatttaattatatatatatatataaagggctggatttatctgatcaaaaaaatattgtgtgaaatattattacgatgtAAAATAAcccttttttaatgttattttaacatacattaaaatctaattaatttctgtgatttttcagcatcattcctccagtcttcagtgtcacgtgatcttcagaaatcattctaatgtgccgATATACtatcagtgttgaaactgttgtgctgctcagtgattttttttttttttttttgctggaaactgtgatactgtttttcaagattctttgatgagtaaaaggttaaaaagagaatgtgtataaaatataaatattttttaacaatatacgctactgttcaaaagtttggggtcaatacatttttatttttccttttttttttaaagaaattaaaacttttattcagtaaggatgtgttaaattgataagaagtgatagcaaaaaatttattttgttagaaaagatttctgttttaaataaaagctgtattttaaactgtttattcatcaaagaatcctgaaaaagtattcacattttccaaaataaataaataaatggcagcACGACTGTTGCCCACATTTATAACTCTaataacaaatcaaataaatgcagccttgatgagcagaagatgcTTAGAGTCGTTCTCAAAGACATTCAGGTCTGATAACCCATCGAGCCCGTCTAACCCCTCCATCCCTCCATCTCTCTGTCTGCAGGTGGTGTATAAGGTGGggttgtgtgtctgtctgtatgaCATCACTAAACTGGAGGACTCCTTCATCTTTCCTGGAGATGGAGCGTCTCATACTAAAGGTGCTGAGCTCTAACGTCTCTCTGTGACTCGCTGCATTCACTCCAGCACatcctcattctctctctctctctctctctcctgcagttCACTTTCGATACGTGGTCTTCCACCCGTTCCTGGATGAGATCCTGGTTGGGAAGATTAAGGGCTGCAGTGCTGAAGGTGTTCATGGTGAGAGAGGacaccaacaaacaaaaaacttaagTTATCTTCATGTGTTCTTCAGTGGGGGGGcttttattgttaactaaaccCATAACCATGAAAAAAATTgtcataaattgaaataaaataaattttaacaaaagtaaaatgtatttaaaaattcagctagttgccaacattgtcattttcatttcaagtagtaaaaaacggaaaaaaagcaacatattagatgttaccaaaaataaatcttaattataaacttaaacattttatttcagctagttgagaagaaaacattttataaagtCAAAAGACAATATTAAAGTCGCAATGTTCCGAgcacaaagtaaaaaatatattttttattttcatttgtttcaaatttgttttcatgtttaactTGATGTTCTAAAATGGAGGAAAAagttgtatatttttgttttcatataacAATTGACAAAACCACAACAGAATTACTGAAaacataacttaaaaataaaataacaaaaataattcaaaatattcataaaaactataatagtatctcagtgacaCCAAAATAAACGTTTAATCCTAGTATATTCCCAGTCCTGTCTTTATACTCCAGTAGATCGAAAACATCAGAATAATGTCAGATTCAGAATATGAAAGCCGTTtggaaatcaaaaatgaaaagatCATTAGAAAACGATTGAATTGGTGAAtaatgagtttgtgtgtgtgtgtgtgtgtgtgtgtgtgtgtcgcctcCACAGTGAGCCTCGGATTGTTCGATGACATCATCATCCCACCGGAGTCACTACAGCAGCCGGCTAAATTGTATCCTAAACGATCACGTCTGGAAACACATTCACATTAAACTCTTATTAGTGTATGTGTAGCATcatctcccagcatgctctgtTCCTTGACGGCTGTGCTAGCGACGAGGCGGAGCAGGTGTGGGTGTGGGAGTACGAGACGGACGAGGGCGCTCACGACCTCTTCATGGACCAGGGCGAGGAGATCCGCTTCCGGGTGGTGGACGAGGTCTTCATCGACACCTCACCCACCGGTCCCAGCACAGAGAAGGATGCTGCGAGCGCAGACACAGCGCCACCTGCAGGAGCGGAGGACAGCGCGCAGCAGAAAGAGGCTCCCTACACACTCATCGTGAGGATATTAGACCTTTAATACGATCGCTGTTATGAGTGTAGAACCTGTTCCATCCACAAACATCTCTTGTTTTCTCCTGCAGGGATCTGTAAGTGAACCAGGGCTGGGTCTTCTGTCATGGTGGAACGGTTAACAATATCTTTGTGTTATAAACACCAGCTGAAACTTCTCATAAGACTGCGTGAACTTAAGTTCTGTGAGCAGCTGATGTCGACCGATGGAGGACGCATTTTTTTGGAGGATTGTGATATTTTGGGTATAATTAAAGACTTGCAGTGTCCtacagaatttattttatagaaaaaaaatgtgtttagcaaatgatatttttttctcactctgaatgaaatatttttgtgtgatcatttatatatggtttttggatatttttttctttccttcggGCTGCCTGTTAAGGCACAATaatggaataaataaaataaaataaaaatgtttaaattgtacTGACTAAAgtcttatttatatacattttgttaaatgCATGTTGTATTTAAATTTCATATTGATGGAGTCTTCTAATTTTAAGACTGctaaatttgttttctttttattttctccaGTTACTGTATTTtgcagtaatataataataattcatatatatttacaatgaCATATGCTGTGCATTAGCAGaccattagtattttcaccaatgGTAAATTCAATACCAATggtcaatttaaatattttgctgtagtgttcTGGGGATATAGAGGTTTACATTGACATAATGCATGCATCATTTCAGaaacatttgtattaattttttatgtctttttatcTCAGCCGTTTCCACATTGTTGTAATAGCCATTGTGCCAATGTCAgcatgtttattatatttcctgTAAAGTGCTAGACACTACCTGCATGTGTTGTCAGCTGACAGCTTTTTACAGAATCTCATATGGCACGAGACGGAACGACTTTAGTGCGTCATCGTCGTGAAGATGCGCGCAAAGACGCGTCGGTTCTCCCGGTAAGAGCGTGTGAACGGGGATCTCCTCCCACACACGAGCTCCTCATCTAATATAACGGTGATCCACGGGACGGAAGCGTCTGCCAGCTCTAGACAGTACATTTCTGCTATTGGTCCATTTATTTGGGCgttagtctttatttattttgctgtatttaaTACTCCCGTGATGTGTGTACTATAGATAACCGTGCATATAATCTAATAACAGACACAGAATGATTAAAGTGAGTGCTTGTTTATTTTAGACATGATCCCACCCTGTCGCCCACCTTTAGTTTATGTCCGGCCGTGTTTCAAACTTTAGCGCGTCCTAAACAACAGTTATTTCAAGCGCATTATTGTGCTGGTTCTCAAAATAATCGTGATAACGCCTCCACAGACGCTGTGTAGTCATATGACGAGACTATGGGGCACTATAAACTGTCTCTTGACTGCCCTCCGTCCGGCGGCTCTGACGTCACGAGGCCAGATTTCACGTTCACTTGCGCGCGAAGTTCCGCGAACCCTGCAGAGACAGAACCAGTCTGATCTCTTTAAGCTCTCGTGGAAGACAAAGCATGCTTTCGTGCCGTCTTGAATAtaaactttctctctctctctcacacacactgtgagAAAGATGAAGATGATTATagcagcatagcagtgataagtgCATGTGATAGGCCTACCTTGGGTTCAACAGAGTTCACAGACCATCCAACCATCAGCTCCTAGGAAGCAATGCACCATGGGAAGGCTTTTGAAAGATGAAGGGTGCAGAGGCTGCTGCATTGCAGGAACGTTTATCTGAAACAGACTCTACTCAAGTGCACACATGCAAATATTTCTAACTATTCCACACGACCCTGTGGCCCGAAGAGTCTCAGAACAAACTTCGCATTCGCAGAAGTTTACGTAGCGTTCGTTTCTGGGTAAATAAGTCATAGGTGTGAGAGACGGTTGAACATCCTCAAACTGGACTGAGAAAGAATCAGACTCCTCCATCCAGTGGCACATGATGTTAAATAGATGGTAAtggggtgaatctcacaaaataaataaataaataactgtccgGAACGTATCATATTCACATTCAGAGTCatattcaccccaaaatcaagaggaaaaaaacaattatgtcCTGCAAAAAGACTATTTTCAGAACAATTTAACACATTTACCCCCAAATTCAtaatactgaaaataataataataatactttttacattttgcatgtaaaagcatcataaattgttatttttgtactGACTTTTAGCATTTAGATGcgttttattcatgcattttacagatttttgattgaatgatcctaaaaattgtattttcattgtgccaaatattttttattttatttcagggtgTAATATTAATCAGACGTAAACATGATCAGGGTTTTGTCCATTAAAGAAAcactccactttaaaaaaaaaataggctcattttaaaCAGTTGAGTTAAACATCGATAAACAGTGCAATatgaaaaagttttattttaaacaaacagaCTCGTTCATAATTAATCACCAGGcatatttgcatttgcatttcacATGTAAAGGCTATATTTTTGAACCACGAAAATCCTATTacagtttcagtttttcctttcttcaggagtgttaaaactttaaaatgtaacaaattaaaacataaagatCCTCACTAAATGATTTTGTTTAAAAGAATTAAGGTCACCTCATTTCTTAAATCCAGCACCGTTTACATCATTAGTGTAATTTTATGATATGAATCAATTCAAGTTAAAGTGCATTTATGCAATCAGAAATGAAGCAACGATATATTTACATTCACAGCACACGCTCAAACACACGACGGATCCTGAATTAGAAACACTGATGTCCGATTAACAAATGCTCAACGCAAGGAAGGTCATAATAAATGCCCTGGAAATCAACCTGGTGTTTCAGCAATGCTGGATTCTCTCAGGAATGATAATATCACATCTAAACTGATTCGTAATCTTAACCACATTAAAAGAGCGATTCCACAAACAGAGATCAGCTATTAGTTGGCGTTAGATCAGATTTGATCAATTCGGGCggtcattcattcataaatatgCAGATTCATTTTCATCATCTTGTAAATATCTCAGAGTCAATCCGAGATCAGAAGCACATTCACCTACTCACAAACATTTCAAATAAGATCACGAGACCATAACAAAACTGAAGCTTAGCGTGGAACAGAGAGAACCGATCACTCGTTTCAACACGCTGTGATTGATCAGTGAAGGAGGTTATGTTCACACTGCACTTCTGAAGTCACTCCTGATGTCACTCCTGATGTCACTTCTGAAGTCACTCCTGATGTCACTTCTGAAGTCACTCCTGATGTCACTTCTGATGTCACTTCTGATGTCACTCCTGAAGTCACTCCTGATGTCACTCCTGATGTCACTCCTGATGTCACTTCTGATGTCACTTCTGAAGTCACTCCTGATGTCACTCCTGAAGTCACTTCTGAAGTCACTCCTGATGTCACTCCTGAAGTCACTCCTGAAGTCACTTCTGAAGTCACTCCTGATGTCACTCCTGATGTCACTCCTGAAGTCACTCCTGATGTCACTCCTGAAGTCACTCCTGATGTCACTCCTGATGTCACTTCTGATGTCACTTCTGAAGTCACTCCTGATGTCACTCCTGATGTCACTTCTGAAGTCACTTCTGAAGTCACTCCTGAAGTCACTTCTGAAGTCACTCCTGATGTCACTCCTGATGTCACTCCTGATGTCTGATGGGGTTGATTAAAGCCACGTTCACACTACAGGATTACAGCCAGTTATTAGGTCACTCACAGAAAACTAGCGGGTGATCAGTGTTCATCAGTCTTCATGTGTGA
This region includes:
- the LOC127942292 gene encoding DNA-directed RNA polymerase III subunit RPC8-like is translated as MFVLVEMVDTVRIPPWSFHRQLNEAIAEELNKKLANKVVYKVGLCVCLYDITKLEDSFIFPGDGASHTKVHFRYVVFHPFLDEILVGKIKGCSAEGVHVSLGLFDDIIIPPESLQQPAKFDEAEQVWVWEYETDEGAHDLFMDQGEEIRFRVVDEVFIDTSPTGPSTEKDAASADTAPPAGAEDSAQQKEAPYTLIGSVSEPGLGLLSWWNG